One segment of Gordonia terrae DNA contains the following:
- a CDS encoding ABC transporter substrate-binding protein, protein MTSRHRLGALVASALLFAGLLAGCSSSDDESAGGSVQLNLPDGRQVTIPDTPERIVTLGDQWTDVVLSFGETPVGYYDYSKSATGEMQPWYGQKLADATFVDPTKGDDATTIATLNPDLIFAPGFASDSPEFEQISKLAPTVNAISDQEIDPWQDMVTVMGTVLHDPEKAKSIIDDTNGKIAAVSEEYPGLKGKTYAFAFMYGPDQLSVLGDENDGAGKLFTQLGMKMAPKLVAEYQRTGQPRFGLSTENIPMLDADVLVVATATPEQAETLRSLPGYKNLKAVKDNAVTFMTQSQITGLNAPTPNSIPYVLDLLKPSFAAASN, encoded by the coding sequence GTGACTTCACGACATCGCCTGGGCGCTCTCGTCGCGAGCGCACTCCTGTTCGCGGGCCTGCTGGCCGGTTGCTCGAGCTCGGATGACGAATCCGCGGGCGGCTCCGTCCAACTCAATCTCCCGGACGGCAGGCAGGTCACCATCCCGGACACCCCGGAGCGGATCGTCACACTGGGTGACCAGTGGACCGACGTCGTGTTGTCGTTCGGTGAGACGCCGGTCGGTTACTACGACTACTCGAAGTCGGCGACCGGCGAGATGCAGCCCTGGTACGGCCAGAAGCTGGCCGATGCCACGTTCGTCGACCCCACCAAGGGTGACGACGCGACGACCATCGCCACACTGAACCCCGATCTGATCTTCGCACCGGGTTTCGCGTCGGACAGCCCGGAGTTCGAACAGATCTCGAAGCTGGCGCCGACGGTGAACGCCATCAGCGACCAGGAAATCGACCCCTGGCAGGACATGGTCACCGTGATGGGCACGGTGCTGCACGATCCGGAGAAGGCGAAGTCGATCATCGACGACACCAACGGCAAGATCGCGGCGGTGTCCGAGGAGTACCCGGGTCTGAAGGGCAAGACCTACGCGTTCGCCTTCATGTACGGCCCCGATCAGCTGTCGGTTCTCGGTGACGAGAACGACGGTGCCGGAAAGCTGTTCACCCAGCTCGGCATGAAGATGGCCCCCAAGCTGGTCGCCGAGTACCAGCGGACCGGGCAGCCGCGGTTCGGTCTGAGCACCGAGAACATCCCGATGCTCGACGCCGACGTGCTCGTCGTGGCCACCGCCACCCCCGAGCAGGCGGAGACCCTGCGGTCGCTTCCCGGATACAAGAACCTGAAGGCGGTCAAGGACAACGCCGTCACGTTCATGACCCAGTCGCAGATCACCGGCCTCAACGCGCCGACGCCGAACTCGATC